One Rouxiella sp. S1S-2 genomic window, TGTTATTGGTTTTGTTGGCTTGGTGATCCCCCATCTTTTGCGCCTGACCGGCATGACAGATCAACGCCGCCTGTTGCCCGCTTGTGCGTTGGCCGGAGGCTCTGTGCTGCTGCTGGCGGACGTGATTGCGCGTGTCGCTCTTTATTCGGCCGAGCTGCCGGTTGGCGTGGTTACCGCCGTGTTAGGCGCACCCCTGTTTATTTGGCTGCTGACGCGGGCCGAGCGTACCGATTAACCTGTCGTTTGCAGCCTTCAACTCAGAATTTACTATCATCATCGTTCTTAACCGAACCCCGACAATAGGATATGACTCATGAGTAACGCGATTTATGCAACGCCTTTGACCACTATCGATGGCAAATCTACCACCCTTGGCGCATACGAGGGCAAGGTATTGCTGGTAGTGAACGTAGCCTCGCAGTGCGGCCTGACTAAACAGTATGAAGGATTGGAAAATCTGTATCAGACCTGGCACGAGCAGGGCTTTGAAGTGCTGGGATTCCCTTGCAACGAGTTTGGCGCTCAGGAGCCCGGTACGGAAGAAGAGATCCAGACGTTCTGTACCACCCAGTTTGGCGTTAAATTCCCAATGTTCAGTAAAATAGAAGTTAACGGTGAGGGGCGTCATCCTTTATATACGGCGTTAATTGCGGAAAAACCCCAGGCAATAAAGCCAGAAGGCAGCGAATTTTATCAACGTTTAGCCAGCAAAGGCCGCGAGCCGCTGAAAGCAGAAAATATTCTGTGGAATTTCGAGAAGTTCCTGATTGGGCGCCATGGCGAAGTTATCCAGCGGTTTGCACCGGATATGACGCCCGAAGATGCTTTGTTGAACGATGCCGTAAAACAGGCCGTGCAAAAATAAGCAGCAGTATGAAAAGGGCGGATAATTTCCGCCCTAAAATTTTTAAACGCTGTCAATAAATGGTTCGTTTATGCTGCAATTAAATCAACTGAACGTTGTTTCACGTTTTTTACCTTTCAGTATCGAAGTATCACCGGGAACACGCGTTCATATTATTGGCCCTAATGGCGCAGGAAAGAGTAGCCTTTTGGCAAGTATTGCCGGCATGTTGAATGCCGAAGGTGAAGTATCAATTGCGGGCCAATTAATCAGCAGTCTTTCAGGGCGCGAGCTTTCACGATTTCGCAGCTATTTGTGCCAGCAATATTTACCCCTTTCGGTCATGCCCGTATTCCAATATTTATCATTGCATCAACCGGCAGAGGTTAACGCCGCGCAGCTTGAAGAAACGTTAATGATGTTATGTGAGCGGCTGCATTTGGCGGACAAACTTTCTAAGCCTGTGACACAGCTTTCTGGGGGAGAATGGCAGCGCGTTCGGCTGGTCGCAACACTGTTACAAGTTTGGCCGACCTTGAATCCGCAGGGGGCACTTTTATTGCTTGATGAACCCGCAAATAGCCTTGATATTGCCCACCAGCTTGCTATTGATCTGATCGTCAATGAATTTTGCGCTGCGGGAGGCATTGCCATTATCAGCGATCATGACCTGAATCACACGCTACATCAGGCGTCGCAGGTTTGGCTGATGTCAAAAGGTGAGGTAATTGCGGCAGGACCTTGTGAGGCGGTTTTAAAACCCGCTAACCTTTCTCCGGTATACGGTGTTTATTTCCAGTTGCAGCATTTTTCAGGAAAACCGTGGATTATGGCCTCTTAATGTCACAAATTTAAAAAAATAAATAATTTCACTGCTATGTTATTTGTAAGAATTAAATACCTCGTTAATAAAAATTGATTTCTTTTCTGGTCATTATTAGCTAGTGTGCGTTATCACCTCTGAAAGCTTGCAAGGATTGCTAGCATCGCCTCTTTAGTTGATTTACAACAATGAATTAGCTAATAGCCTGTAAACAATTCTTTTCTCTCAGAACGCTTGAATATCCTTAATGTTAAATTAAGCTTAAACAACAATAATATTGCCATTGTTTATAGGGTGGCGTTTACTCTACGTTAAATAAACAGACGATACAGTTTGCCCTGACCCACATGCCCTTTTTGCCGTCCTTAAATTACAGGATATGCTACATGGATAACTTTTTACCCTTCTCCCGTCCTTCAATGGGAGACGAAGAAATCAAGGCTGTTGAGCAAGTATTACGCTCTGGATGGATTACCACCGGACCGCAAACTCATCAGTTGGAGCAGGACTTTTCAGCGGCATTTGGCTGTAAACACGCTATAGCGGTGAGTTCTGCAACAGGGGGTATGCATGTAACGCTGATGGCGTTGGGAATAGGCCCGGGTGATGAAGTCATTACGCCTTCTCAAACGTGGGTTTCTACTCTGAACATGATTGTGCTTCTTGGCGCCGAGCCGGTAATGATCGATGTAGACCCGAACACCCTGATGGTCCGTCCTGAAGACGTTGCTGCTGCCATTACCCCCAAAACCAAAGCTATTATTCCCGTGCATTATGCGGGTGCCTCGCTGGATCTCGACCCGCTTTATGCGCTGGCCGAAGAACATAATATCCCTCTAATTGAAGACGCAGCCCACGCGGCAGGTACGCAGTATCGCGGCCGCTGGATTGGTGCTCAGGGTACCGCGGTGTTCTCATTCCACGCCATCAAGAACATGACCTGTGCCGAAGGGGGACTGGTTGCCACTGATGACGATGAACTGGCTGCCAAGGTCCGTGCTTTGAAATTCCACGGTCTGGCGGTTGACGCTTTTGACCGTCAGGTGCAGGGCCGACGTCCACAGGCCGAAGTGATTGAACCTGG contains:
- a CDS encoding glutathione peroxidase: MSNAIYATPLTTIDGKSTTLGAYEGKVLLVVNVASQCGLTKQYEGLENLYQTWHEQGFEVLGFPCNEFGAQEPGTEEEIQTFCTTQFGVKFPMFSKIEVNGEGRHPLYTALIAEKPQAIKPEGSEFYQRLASKGREPLKAENILWNFEKFLIGRHGEVIQRFAPDMTPEDALLNDAVKQAVQK
- the btuD gene encoding vitamin B12 ABC transporter ATP-binding protein BtuD — encoded protein: MLQLNQLNVVSRFLPFSIEVSPGTRVHIIGPNGAGKSSLLASIAGMLNAEGEVSIAGQLISSLSGRELSRFRSYLCQQYLPLSVMPVFQYLSLHQPAEVNAAQLEETLMMLCERLHLADKLSKPVTQLSGGEWQRVRLVATLLQVWPTLNPQGALLLLDEPANSLDIAHQLAIDLIVNEFCAAGGIAIISDHDLNHTLHQASQVWLMSKGEVIAAGPCEAVLKPANLSPVYGVYFQLQHFSGKPWIMAS
- the arnB gene encoding UDP-4-amino-4-deoxy-L-arabinose aminotransferase, whose product is MDNFLPFSRPSMGDEEIKAVEQVLRSGWITTGPQTHQLEQDFSAAFGCKHAIAVSSATGGMHVTLMALGIGPGDEVITPSQTWVSTLNMIVLLGAEPVMIDVDPNTLMVRPEDVAAAITPKTKAIIPVHYAGASLDLDPLYALAEEHNIPLIEDAAHAAGTQYRGRWIGAQGTAVFSFHAIKNMTCAEGGLVATDDDELAAKVRALKFHGLAVDAFDRQVQGRRPQAEVIEPGFKYNLSDIHAAIAVVQLKRLPEMNARRAELASLYLEKLQGTPFLPMQVPTYPHLHTWHLFMIRVDEERCGISRDLLMERLKERGIGTGLHFRAAHTQKYYRERYPDLSLPNSEWNTARLCSLPLFPDMQDSDVDRVVDALKSLLEK